A region of Chitinophaga horti DNA encodes the following proteins:
- a CDS encoding TCR/Tet family MFS transporter, translating to MLLKSNRKAALGFVFVTLLIDMMGWGLIIPVMATLIAELKGIAVNEAAEYGAYLISVFAVMQFACAPIIGNLSDRYGRRPVLLLSLLGFGLDYLILALAPSYNWLFLGRVIAGITGASFTTASAYIADISTDEVSRAKNFGLVGAAFGLGFTLGPALGAGLAVWGIRAPFYAAAALCLLNCLYGYFLLPESLPKDKRRSFEWSRANPIGSLNFLAKHPEIGGLAFAFFLIYLGGQAVQGNWNFFTIYRFQWSDSMVGISLAVVGVLVGAVQGGLTRVVNPKIGNEKSIYLGLGLYALGMLLFAVATEGWMMFAFLVPYCLGGICGPSLQAVIAGHVPANQQGELQGSLTSLMSLSTIFGPLLMNGTFSYFTSAKAPFHFPGIHFVIGAVCMLLSIVIIKQIFSREKKERPDLQRVIEGSTGVGNTPVH from the coding sequence ATGTTATTAAAATCGAACCGGAAAGCTGCTTTAGGATTTGTTTTCGTCACCCTGCTGATCGACATGATGGGTTGGGGACTCATCATCCCCGTAATGGCCACGCTTATCGCCGAACTGAAAGGGATAGCCGTGAATGAGGCCGCTGAGTATGGCGCTTACCTCATCTCTGTATTTGCCGTGATGCAATTCGCATGCGCCCCGATCATCGGTAACCTGAGCGACCGCTATGGCCGCCGCCCTGTATTACTGCTGTCGCTGCTCGGTTTCGGGCTCGATTACCTGATTCTTGCTCTCGCCCCCAGTTATAACTGGCTATTCCTTGGCCGGGTAATCGCTGGTATTACCGGGGCGAGTTTCACGACGGCCTCTGCGTATATCGCGGATATCAGCACCGACGAAGTAAGCCGCGCCAAGAACTTCGGGTTGGTAGGCGCCGCCTTCGGACTCGGCTTCACACTCGGCCCCGCACTGGGTGCCGGTCTCGCCGTATGGGGCATTCGCGCACCGTTTTATGCGGCTGCGGCACTTTGCCTGCTCAACTGCCTGTACGGTTACTTCCTGCTGCCCGAATCGCTGCCGAAGGATAAACGTCGTTCATTCGAGTGGTCAAGGGCCAATCCCATCGGTTCGCTGAACTTCCTGGCCAAACACCCCGAAATCGGCGGGCTTGCTTTCGCATTTTTCCTGATTTACTTAGGCGGACAGGCCGTGCAGGGCAACTGGAACTTCTTTACGATTTACCGCTTCCAGTGGAGCGATTCAATGGTGGGGATTTCGCTTGCAGTGGTAGGTGTGTTGGTCGGCGCGGTGCAGGGAGGACTCACTCGCGTGGTGAACCCTAAAATAGGTAATGAGAAGAGCATTTACCTGGGGTTGGGCCTTTATGCACTTGGTATGCTACTGTTTGCCGTCGCCACGGAAGGGTGGATGATGTTCGCCTTCCTGGTGCCGTACTGCCTGGGTGGTATTTGCGGCCCGTCCTTACAGGCGGTCATCGCAGGTCATGTACCGGCCAACCAGCAGGGCGAGCTGCAAGGTTCCCTTACCAGCCTGATGAGCCTCTCTACGATCTTTGGTCCTTTGTTAATGAACGGCACTTTCAGCTATTTTACTTCTGCAAAAGCCCCCTTCCACTTCCCGGGCATCCACTTTGTGATAGGAGCGGTTTGTATGTTGCTGAGCATCGTGATCATTAAACAGATATTCAGCCGCGAAAAGAAAGAACGGCCCGATTTGCAGCGCGTGATTGAGGGAAGTACCGGAGTTGGTAACACTCCCGTGCATTAA
- a CDS encoding NPCBM/NEW2 domain-containing protein has translation MIKHLLAAGLLSFSLQAAAQKPFHQWAATPPMGWNSWDCFGPTVTEAEVKANADYMAKHLKSSGWDYVVVDIRWYVSNDKAHGYNETDAQYNIDEYGRFTPAVNRFPSAAGGKGFKPLADYLHSKGLKFGIHIMRGIPVEAVKRKLPVKGTNVTAADIYSPEDQCRWLRDMYTIVPGKTGSQEYYNSIFEMYASWGLDFVKIDDLSSPIYFTEEIEMIRKAIDRTGRKIVLSTSPGETPLDHAAHVQQHANMWRTVGDFWDSWEQLKEHFDVFDRWNKWRTTGAWPDGDMLPMGRIGIRAERGNPRMTAFTKDEQYTMMSLWAIFRSPMMFGGNLPDNDAFTLSLLTNKGMLEVLKQSRNNRPLFNNPQTAAWTADGPGNSKYLAVFNKADQVLIEEDRAVWKSQLIDRKNQSQQAEANISGAKKLYLAVTKGGDQIDWDHADWIRPTIYNGKDSILLTKWVKASSGWGRVSLNKGVSGSPLVVNGQRYEQGIGVHANSVVEFDIPEGYTTFKALTGLDNAAAMQNTGGTVQFFVFTENPAGPAPAETTNVPVNLGDIGIRGKYQVTDLWTGKKTVQTGGQFSPLIPRHGAGLYKIEAIK, from the coding sequence ATGATCAAACATCTGCTGGCCGCGGGTTTGCTGAGCTTCAGCCTGCAAGCCGCCGCCCAAAAGCCTTTCCACCAATGGGCCGCAACGCCACCAATGGGCTGGAACAGCTGGGATTGTTTCGGGCCTACCGTAACGGAAGCCGAAGTGAAAGCGAACGCCGACTACATGGCCAAACATCTGAAATCATCCGGCTGGGACTACGTGGTAGTCGACATCCGCTGGTATGTATCCAACGACAAAGCGCATGGTTACAACGAAACCGATGCGCAATACAACATCGATGAATATGGCCGCTTTACGCCTGCCGTTAACCGCTTCCCCTCTGCGGCCGGCGGTAAAGGTTTTAAGCCTTTGGCAGATTACCTGCACAGCAAAGGCCTGAAGTTCGGCATACACATCATGCGCGGTATTCCCGTAGAAGCAGTGAAACGTAAGCTGCCTGTGAAAGGTACCAACGTAACGGCGGCTGATATTTACAGTCCTGAGGACCAATGCCGCTGGCTACGCGACATGTACACCATCGTTCCGGGTAAGACCGGTTCGCAGGAATACTACAATTCCATCTTCGAGATGTATGCCTCGTGGGGACTGGATTTCGTGAAGATCGACGACCTGTCGTCACCTATCTACTTTACCGAAGAAATAGAAATGATCCGTAAGGCGATTGACCGTACGGGCCGTAAGATCGTGCTGAGCACCTCCCCAGGCGAAACACCCCTGGACCATGCCGCACACGTACAACAACATGCGAACATGTGGCGTACCGTGGGCGACTTCTGGGATAGCTGGGAGCAGCTGAAAGAACACTTCGATGTGTTCGATCGCTGGAATAAATGGCGTACCACCGGCGCCTGGCCCGATGGCGACATGCTGCCCATGGGCCGTATCGGCATTCGTGCGGAGCGTGGCAATCCCAGGATGACTGCTTTTACGAAGGACGAGCAGTATACCATGATGAGCCTCTGGGCCATCTTCCGTTCGCCGATGATGTTTGGCGGTAACCTGCCGGATAATGATGCCTTTACGTTATCGCTGCTCACCAACAAAGGCATGCTGGAGGTATTGAAGCAAAGCCGTAATAACCGGCCGCTCTTCAACAACCCGCAAACCGCCGCCTGGACGGCCGACGGCCCTGGCAACAGTAAATACCTCGCTGTTTTCAACAAAGCCGACCAGGTATTGATCGAAGAGGATCGCGCTGTCTGGAAAAGCCAGCTGATCGACCGTAAAAATCAGTCACAACAGGCAGAAGCGAATATCAGCGGAGCGAAAAAACTGTACCTCGCTGTAACGAAGGGCGGTGACCAGATCGACTGGGACCATGCCGACTGGATACGCCCAACGATCTACAACGGTAAAGACTCGATCCTGCTCACGAAGTGGGTAAAAGCCAGCTCCGGTTGGGGGCGTGTGAGCCTGAATAAAGGCGTATCGGGTAGTCCGCTCGTAGTGAACGGGCAGCGTTACGAGCAAGGTATTGGCGTGCATGCCAACTCCGTAGTGGAGTTCGATATCCCTGAAGGCTACACGACCTTTAAGGCCCTTACCGGCCTTGATAATGCGGCCGCCATGCAAAATACCGGCGGCACCGTGCAGTTCTTCGTGTTTACCGAAAACCCTGCCGGTCCGGCGCCTGCGGAAACGACCAACGTACCTGTAAACCTGGGCGACATCGGCATCCGGGGCAAATACCAGGTGACCGATCTCTGGACGGGCAAAAAAACCGTTCAGACCGGCGGACAGTTCTCGCCCTTGATACCAAGGCATGGTGCGGGATTGTACAAGATTGAAGCGATTAAATAA
- a CDS encoding glycoside hydrolase — translation MMVRFILAACLLPTLLKAQTPLKLTIDEHKTYQVIHNFGASDAWACQFTGNWPDAQRNQMADWLFSLDTTANGQPKGIGLTMWRMNLGAGSTQQGRESGIRDEWRRAESFLEADGSYNWNRQSAQQWFLTAAKQRGVPYFLAFFNSPPVTLTKNHKAFADKGVCNIDSSQFKAFATYTTDVLKGLQRKTGIRFDFISPVNEPQWDWSDGGQEGSPYTNREISSLVKQLAAQLKQQRLNTKIIVPEAGHIKYLLEDDDKPGRGNQVNDLLKPGSANDVSYLPQVARVAAAHSYFSTSPYEKGVALRQRVKEGVAAVKGLDFWQSEYCILGDNDGDINGSRRDTGITAALYVARTIHTDLAIANATAWQWWLAISAYDYKDGLIYVEKKKDGGWLQSSNMLWAMGNYSRFVRPGMQRIDVQLPGAEKDLYVSAWKNKKARQTVVVIVNAGKTAKRIDTGTNAAVTYTTSANAALAKANVGSVLEVAPESIVTLVINNKK, via the coding sequence ATGATGGTCCGTTTTATACTGGCAGCCTGCCTGTTACCCACGTTGCTGAAAGCGCAAACCCCGCTGAAGCTGACAATCGATGAGCACAAAACTTACCAGGTTATACATAACTTCGGCGCTTCCGACGCCTGGGCATGCCAGTTTACCGGCAATTGGCCGGATGCGCAGCGGAACCAAATGGCCGACTGGTTGTTTAGCCTGGATACTACCGCCAACGGGCAACCGAAAGGTATTGGTCTTACGATGTGGCGTATGAATCTTGGTGCCGGCAGCACGCAACAGGGCCGTGAGAGCGGTATCCGCGATGAATGGCGCCGCGCCGAATCTTTTCTTGAAGCAGACGGCAGTTATAACTGGAACAGGCAATCGGCCCAGCAATGGTTCCTGACGGCCGCCAAACAAAGAGGTGTGCCTTACTTCCTGGCGTTCTTTAATAGTCCGCCCGTTACCCTCACTAAAAATCATAAAGCCTTTGCCGATAAAGGTGTTTGTAATATCGACAGCAGCCAGTTCAAAGCCTTCGCCACTTACACGACCGATGTGCTGAAAGGCTTGCAACGCAAAACAGGTATCCGTTTCGATTTCATTAGCCCGGTAAACGAACCGCAATGGGATTGGAGCGATGGGGGACAAGAAGGTTCACCCTATACCAACCGGGAGATCAGCAGCCTGGTAAAACAGCTGGCAGCGCAGTTAAAGCAACAGCGCCTCAACACGAAAATAATTGTGCCTGAAGCAGGGCATATCAAATATTTACTGGAAGATGATGATAAACCCGGCCGTGGTAACCAGGTAAACGACCTTCTTAAACCCGGATCGGCCAATGACGTAAGTTACCTGCCACAGGTGGCCCGGGTGGCTGCTGCACATAGCTACTTCAGTACTTCGCCTTATGAGAAAGGCGTGGCACTACGCCAGCGTGTGAAAGAAGGTGTAGCTGCTGTGAAAGGGCTCGACTTCTGGCAGTCAGAATATTGCATCCTTGGTGACAATGATGGTGATATTAATGGCAGTCGAAGAGATACAGGTATTACCGCGGCACTTTATGTAGCCCGCACCATACATACCGATCTCGCCATAGCGAATGCTACTGCCTGGCAATGGTGGCTGGCCATATCGGCCTACGATTACAAAGATGGGCTCATCTACGTAGAAAAGAAGAAAGACGGAGGTTGGTTACAGAGCAGTAACATGTTATGGGCCATGGGCAACTACAGCCGCTTCGTTCGTCCGGGTATGCAGCGAATCGACGTGCAGCTGCCCGGTGCGGAAAAAGACCTGTACGTATCCGCATGGAAAAATAAAAAGGCGCGTCAGACAGTCGTGGTGATTGTGAATGCGGGTAAAACCGCGAAGCGTATTGATACCGGTACAAACGCAGCCGTTACTTACACCACCAGCGCCAACGCTGCACTCGCCAAAGCTAATGTAGGAAGTGTGTTGGAAGTAGCTCCCGAGAGTATCGTAACCCTCGTTATAAACAACAAAAAATAG
- a CDS encoding glycoside hydrolase family 35 protein: protein MKGWLLALALLWQLSGFAQQQHTFAYSDEHFLLDGKPFQMISGEIHYPRVPREAWRHRIQMAKAMGLNTIGTYVFWNVHEPQEGQYDFKGNHDIAEFVKIAKEEGMWVILRPSPYVCAEWEFGGYPYWLQNQPGLKVRSTEPKYLAAYRRYINQVGKQLSPYLVNHGGNVLMVQVENEYGSYGSDKEYLRINEQMFRQAGFDCLLYTCDPAKDVEAGYLPGFLPAVNGLDKPERVKSLVRKYHNGKGPFYVAEWYPAWFDWWGEKHHTSPADVYAEKLDTLLANGLSVNMYMFHGGTTRAYMNGANCYDTSFYEPQTSSYDYDAPLDEAGNATPKFMQFREVIAKHLQPGQTLTAVPAAKPATALPDIKFTQSASLFSMLPAMRTAQRPQTFEALKQPYGFVLYRTKVQGGKSGLLSVKELRDYGLVFVNGKRVGVLDRRLKLDSLELTLPAGTVQLDILVENLGRINYGPNLLKNNKGIVGKVTFGGRELTGWQMAPLPFEQAPANIPDKPAEGAPSIKRGVFNVDAPADTYLDMSSWGKGCVWINGHHLGRYWEIGPQQTIYVPVEWLKKGANEVVVLELLKPEQDVLRSRSTPVLDVLTERR from the coding sequence ATGAAAGGATGGTTATTAGCGCTGGCGCTGTTATGGCAGTTATCCGGCTTTGCGCAGCAACAACATACGTTCGCCTATAGTGACGAACATTTTTTACTGGATGGTAAACCCTTCCAGATGATATCTGGCGAAATACACTACCCGCGCGTACCCCGTGAGGCCTGGCGTCACCGCATACAAATGGCAAAAGCGATGGGCCTGAATACGATCGGTACCTACGTGTTCTGGAACGTACACGAACCACAGGAAGGGCAATACGATTTTAAAGGCAATCATGACATTGCCGAGTTTGTGAAGATCGCAAAAGAAGAAGGTATGTGGGTGATCCTGCGCCCCAGTCCGTACGTATGCGCGGAGTGGGAGTTTGGCGGTTATCCTTATTGGTTGCAGAATCAACCCGGATTAAAAGTAAGAAGCACAGAGCCTAAATACCTCGCTGCTTACCGCCGTTATATTAACCAGGTGGGCAAACAGTTATCGCCTTACCTGGTCAACCACGGTGGCAATGTACTGATGGTACAGGTGGAAAATGAATATGGTTCTTATGGGTCTGATAAAGAATACCTGCGCATCAACGAACAAATGTTCCGGCAGGCGGGTTTCGACTGCCTGCTGTATACCTGCGATCCCGCTAAGGACGTGGAAGCTGGCTACCTGCCGGGCTTTCTGCCTGCGGTAAACGGGCTGGATAAACCAGAACGTGTAAAATCACTGGTACGTAAATATCACAATGGCAAAGGCCCGTTCTATGTAGCGGAATGGTACCCGGCCTGGTTCGACTGGTGGGGCGAAAAGCATCATACGTCCCCTGCGGATGTGTATGCAGAAAAGCTGGATACCCTGTTGGCAAACGGACTATCGGTTAACATGTACATGTTTCATGGTGGCACCACACGTGCCTATATGAACGGTGCTAACTGTTACGATACCAGCTTCTATGAACCACAAACCAGCAGCTATGATTACGACGCACCGCTGGACGAAGCCGGCAATGCCACACCCAAGTTCATGCAGTTCCGCGAAGTAATCGCCAAACACCTGCAACCCGGGCAAACACTCACAGCGGTGCCTGCAGCCAAACCTGCTACCGCGTTACCCGATATTAAATTTACACAGTCAGCTTCCCTGTTCTCCATGCTGCCCGCTATGCGCACCGCGCAACGCCCGCAAACGTTCGAAGCGCTGAAGCAACCTTACGGTTTTGTACTGTACCGCACGAAAGTGCAGGGCGGCAAATCCGGGCTGCTGTCAGTCAAAGAACTGCGCGACTACGGACTGGTGTTCGTGAACGGCAAACGGGTGGGCGTGCTGGACAGAAGACTTAAACTGGATAGTTTGGAGTTGACGCTGCCCGCAGGCACTGTGCAGCTGGACATCCTGGTGGAAAACCTGGGTCGCATCAACTACGGTCCGAACCTGCTAAAAAATAACAAAGGCATCGTAGGCAAAGTGACCTTTGGCGGCCGCGAACTTACCGGCTGGCAAATGGCCCCGCTGCCTTTCGAACAGGCCCCGGCGAACATACCGGACAAACCGGCCGAAGGAGCACCTTCCATCAAACGTGGTGTGTTTAATGTTGATGCGCCTGCCGATACTTACCTGGACATGTCGTCCTGGGGTAAAGGCTGTGTATGGATCAACGGGCATCACCTGGGAAGATATTGGGAGATAGGTCCGCAGCAAACTATTTATGTGCCGGTAGAGTGGCTGAAGAAAGGCGCCAACGAAGTTGTGGTGCTGGAACTGCTGAAGCCGGAACAGGACGTGTTGCGCAGCCGCAGTACGCCGGTCCTCGATGTGCTCACGGAGCGCAGATAA
- a CDS encoding glycoside hydrolase family 43 protein — protein MKSFFLALTGLLLTAGAIAQQKSAYLMVYFKDDTHGLYMALSKDGYSFTDVNNAKPIIAGDTISFQKGIRDPHLFRGPDGSFYLAMTDLHIFAQRSGYRSTEWEREGYGWGNNRALVLMKSKDLINWKRTNLRVDQSFPGLDSIGCAWAPETTYDPAKKKLMIYFTMRYGNGKNALYYSYVDNDFTKLETFPQPLFHYPTPGKSAIDADITYANGKYHMFYVAQDNGNGIKQAVSDSINTGYMYDPKWYDPEPKACEAPNVWQRIGTKKYVLMYDIFGIKPHNFGFSETEDFVNFTDLGHFNEGVMKATNFSSPKHGAVVHLTKKEAQRLAKHWGLNMTF, from the coding sequence ATGAAATCTTTTTTCCTGGCACTGACAGGTTTGCTCTTAACGGCCGGCGCCATCGCGCAGCAAAAGAGCGCTTACCTGATGGTGTACTTTAAAGATGATACCCACGGCCTTTACATGGCGCTGAGCAAAGACGGCTACAGTTTTACGGATGTCAACAACGCGAAGCCAATTATTGCCGGTGATACGATTTCCTTCCAGAAAGGCATTCGCGACCCACACCTGTTTCGCGGGCCGGATGGAAGCTTTTATCTAGCCATGACCGACCTGCACATTTTTGCACAACGCTCGGGATACCGCAGCACCGAGTGGGAACGTGAAGGATATGGCTGGGGCAACAATCGCGCATTGGTGCTCATGAAATCGAAAGACCTGATCAACTGGAAACGGACGAACCTGCGGGTTGATCAGTCCTTCCCCGGCCTGGACAGCATCGGCTGCGCCTGGGCGCCTGAAACTACGTACGATCCTGCTAAGAAAAAACTGATGATCTACTTCACCATGCGGTATGGTAACGGCAAGAACGCCTTGTACTATAGCTACGTGGATAATGACTTTACAAAACTGGAAACGTTTCCGCAGCCGTTGTTCCACTACCCCACTCCGGGTAAATCGGCCATTGATGCTGATATTACCTATGCGAACGGCAAGTACCATATGTTTTATGTGGCACAGGATAATGGCAATGGCATTAAACAGGCAGTATCTGACTCGATCAACACCGGTTATATGTATGATCCGAAATGGTATGATCCCGAGCCGAAAGCCTGTGAAGCGCCGAATGTATGGCAGCGCATCGGCACCAAAAAGTATGTGCTGATGTACGACATCTTTGGTATTAAGCCGCACAATTTCGGGTTTAGTGAAACAGAGGATTTCGTAAACTTTACCGACCTGGGGCACTTTAACGAAGGGGTGATGAAAGCCACCAACTTCAGCTCTCCAAAACATGGCGCAGTAGTGCATCTCACGAAAAAAGAGGCACAGCGGCTAGCTAAACACTGGGGTTTAAATATGACATTCTAA
- a CDS encoding alpha-L-arabinofuranosidase C-terminal domain-containing protein: MKKLFILIGLAVSSNVFAGAHNEPDSVYLFSYATTKNSNHNGLHFAWSRDGKQWQPIGNEYPFVKSDYGRWGSQKRMLDPYVVQSPDGQWHAVWALNEKERLFAAVSSPDLVYWGRQTYHLTEHGENVQKPVLGYNNGFSVYYASNGKYYRTDSRDLKTYSAVKEVSANEYQSRNVSIDLPGGKATGQQHKVAWSVVANMLQAYDLRQFKDQRYAENTRQDAHRFADLKPVKASIVVQAEAARPISDLLFGVFFEDLNYAADGGLYAELIQNRDFEYALSDKENRDPHWNSKHSWSVQGTGSTFNIDSAQPIHPNNPHYAVLETSATGASLVNSGFDGIVVRKGEKYVLSAFLKGAGKVKVNLVNAQRQILASAVLAGGGSWKQSKAVLTASADATDAKLELQPLQTGRLQLDMISLFPQATFKGHTNGLRADLAQTIADMHPRFVRFPGGCVAHGDGLHNIYQWKNTVGPLEARKPQRNLWGYHQSAGLGYYEYFRYCEDMGAEPLPVIAAGVPCQNSGEVAGLGGGQQGGVPFEHMDEYIQDILDLVEYANGTATSKWGKVRAAAGHPKPFNLKYVGIGNEDLISDVFAERYKMILAAMKKHHPEIVVIGTVGPFSEGTDYVEGWKLADSLAVPMVDEHYYQPPGWFIHNQDYYDRYDRSKSKVYLGEYAAHLPGRPNNIETALAEALYLTTLERNGDVVHMSSYAPLLAKEGHTQWNPDLIYFNNSTVKPTVGYHVQSLYGRNAGNEYLPGVMTLDNQQDAVKKRVAYSVVRDQKTKDVIVKLVNLLPVPVSTNVNLNSISPAGSAVKTVLQGRPDDKTAAPVTSNINVQNEFSNELPPYSFTVIRIKTK, translated from the coding sequence ATGAAGAAATTATTTATACTGATAGGTCTGGCCGTGAGCAGTAATGTTTTCGCCGGCGCCCATAACGAACCGGATTCCGTTTACCTTTTTTCGTATGCTACTACGAAAAACAGCAACCATAATGGCTTACATTTCGCCTGGAGCCGCGATGGTAAACAATGGCAACCCATCGGCAACGAATATCCTTTTGTAAAAAGCGATTACGGCCGCTGGGGCTCTCAAAAACGGATGCTCGACCCGTATGTAGTGCAGTCACCCGACGGGCAGTGGCATGCGGTATGGGCCTTAAACGAGAAAGAACGCCTGTTTGCAGCAGTATCCTCCCCCGACCTGGTATATTGGGGCAGGCAGACGTATCACCTTACAGAACATGGTGAAAACGTACAGAAGCCGGTGCTGGGCTATAACAATGGATTTAGCGTATACTATGCGAGTAACGGTAAATACTACCGTACCGACAGCCGCGATCTGAAGACCTACAGCGCAGTGAAAGAAGTATCAGCAAATGAATACCAATCGCGCAACGTAAGCATTGACTTGCCAGGCGGCAAAGCCACCGGGCAGCAACACAAAGTAGCCTGGAGCGTGGTGGCCAATATGCTGCAAGCCTACGACCTGCGTCAGTTCAAAGACCAGCGTTATGCAGAAAACACCCGCCAGGACGCGCATCGTTTTGCCGATCTGAAGCCGGTGAAAGCGAGCATCGTGGTACAAGCCGAAGCCGCCCGTCCCATCAGCGACCTGCTGTTCGGCGTATTTTTCGAAGACCTGAATTACGCTGCAGACGGCGGCCTGTACGCAGAACTCATTCAAAACCGTGATTTCGAATACGCACTGTCCGATAAAGAAAACCGCGATCCTCACTGGAACAGCAAACATTCCTGGTCAGTACAAGGCACTGGCAGCACCTTCAATATCGACAGCGCACAACCGATTCACCCCAACAATCCACATTACGCCGTGCTGGAAACATCCGCTACGGGTGCATCGCTCGTGAACAGCGGCTTTGACGGTATCGTTGTGCGTAAAGGTGAGAAGTATGTGCTCTCCGCCTTCCTGAAAGGTGCGGGTAAAGTGAAAGTGAACCTGGTAAATGCACAGAGGCAAATACTCGCAAGCGCTGTGTTAGCAGGCGGCGGCAGCTGGAAACAGTCGAAAGCGGTACTGACGGCCAGCGCTGATGCGACCGATGCGAAGCTGGAACTGCAACCATTGCAGACAGGCCGCCTTCAGCTGGATATGATCTCGCTGTTCCCACAAGCCACATTTAAAGGCCATACGAACGGTTTACGGGCCGATCTGGCACAAACTATTGCAGACATGCACCCGCGGTTCGTAAGGTTCCCAGGGGGCTGTGTGGCGCATGGCGACGGGCTGCACAACATCTACCAATGGAAAAATACCGTGGGTCCGCTGGAAGCACGCAAGCCACAGCGTAACCTGTGGGGCTATCACCAGTCGGCCGGACTCGGTTACTACGAATACTTCCGTTACTGTGAAGATATGGGAGCCGAACCTTTACCGGTTATTGCAGCCGGCGTGCCCTGCCAGAACTCCGGCGAAGTAGCCGGTTTAGGTGGCGGTCAGCAGGGCGGCGTGCCTTTCGAACATATGGACGAGTACATACAGGACATTCTCGATCTCGTGGAATATGCAAACGGAACGGCTACAAGCAAGTGGGGCAAGGTGCGTGCAGCTGCCGGTCACCCAAAACCGTTTAACCTGAAATATGTAGGCATCGGTAACGAAGACCTCATCTCCGACGTGTTTGCAGAACGTTATAAAATGATACTGGCGGCGATGAAAAAACATCATCCCGAAATCGTAGTGATCGGCACCGTTGGGCCCTTCTCCGAAGGAACCGATTATGTGGAAGGCTGGAAACTGGCAGACAGCCTGGCGGTACCGATGGTAGACGAGCATTACTATCAGCCCCCGGGATGGTTTATACACAACCAGGATTACTATGACCGTTACGATCGTTCCAAATCGAAAGTATACCTGGGCGAGTACGCCGCGCATTTGCCCGGCAGGCCTAACAACATAGAAACGGCGCTTGCCGAGGCCTTGTACCTAACGACACTGGAGCGCAACGGCGACGTGGTGCACATGTCATCGTACGCACCACTGCTGGCCAAGGAAGGGCATACCCAATGGAACCCGGATCTCATCTACTTTAACAACAGTACCGTGAAGCCAACCGTAGGCTATCATGTGCAGTCGTTGTACGGCCGTAATGCCGGTAACGAATACCTGCCCGGCGTAATGACGCTCGACAACCAACAAGACGCAGTGAAGAAACGTGTAGCCTATTCCGTAGTGCGCGATCAAAAAACGAAAGACGTGATCGTGAAGCTCGTAAACCTGCTGCCCGTTCCGGTCAGCACCAACGTAAACCTGAACAGCATTTCGCCGGCTGGCAGCGCAGTGAAAACCGTACTGCAGGGCCGCCCGGACGATAAGACGGCAGCACCGGTGACGAGCAATATCAATGTTCAAAATGAGTTCAGCAATGAACTGCCACCCTATTCGTTTACCGTGATACGCATCAAAACAAAATAA